A genome region from Alteripontixanthobacter maritimus includes the following:
- a CDS encoding saccharopine dehydrogenase family protein: MAADASETREFDIIVYGATGYTGRLVAEHFVHEYGGKADAPKWAMAGRNQSKLEDVRTLIGAPDDTPLVVADAESAASLEAMCKRTRVVITTVGPYQLYGDDLVAMCAKTGTDYADLCGEPAWMAEKIAQHHATAEASGARICFSAGFDSIPFDLGVLMLQEEAVKRFGNPAPRVKGRVRKMEGTFSGGTAASFKATMAAAAKKPALLKTLADPFALTPGFEGPDQPAGMMPHYDKTLESWTAPFIMASINTKNVHRTNALRGHPYGEDFVYDEMVLTSPGEMGKAAAQAIAGGMKSMLGDGGPKPGEGPTPEARENGFYDILFVGEMPDGEVLRYGVKGKYDPGYGSTSRMIAETGMALLESDAPGGVGTPGSFLGTALVERLRKRAELTFEVED; encoded by the coding sequence ATGGCTGCCGACGCATCCGAAACCCGCGAATTCGACATCATCGTCTATGGCGCGACCGGCTATACCGGCCGCCTCGTGGCTGAACATTTCGTGCACGAATATGGCGGGAAAGCCGACGCGCCGAAATGGGCGATGGCAGGCCGCAACCAGTCCAAGCTGGAAGACGTCCGCACGCTGATCGGCGCGCCCGACGATACCCCGCTGGTAGTGGCCGACGCCGAAAGCGCCGCCAGCCTGGAAGCGATGTGCAAGCGCACCCGCGTGGTCATCACGACCGTCGGCCCATACCAGCTTTATGGTGACGATCTGGTGGCGATGTGCGCCAAAACCGGTACCGATTATGCCGATCTGTGCGGCGAGCCTGCGTGGATGGCGGAGAAGATCGCGCAGCATCACGCGACGGCTGAGGCAAGCGGCGCACGCATCTGCTTTTCAGCAGGCTTCGATTCCATCCCCTTCGATCTGGGCGTGCTGATGTTGCAGGAAGAGGCGGTGAAGCGGTTCGGCAACCCTGCACCGCGCGTGAAAGGGCGCGTGCGCAAGATGGAGGGCACGTTCTCAGGCGGGACGGCCGCCAGTTTCAAGGCCACGATGGCAGCGGCTGCAAAGAAACCCGCGCTGCTGAAGACGCTGGCCGATCCGTTTGCCCTGACACCCGGTTTCGAAGGGCCGGACCAGCCCGCCGGCATGATGCCGCATTACGACAAGACGCTGGAAAGCTGGACTGCGCCGTTCATCATGGCATCGATCAACACCAAGAATGTGCACCGCACCAATGCGTTGCGCGGCCATCCCTATGGAGAGGATTTCGTCTATGACGAAATGGTGCTGACCAGTCCGGGAGAGATGGGCAAGGCTGCGGCGCAGGCGATTGCCGGCGGCATGAAGTCCATGCTGGGGGATGGCGGACCCAAACCCGGCGAAGGCCCCACACCCGAAGCACGCGAAAACGGCTTCTACGACATCCTGTTCGTAGGCGAGATGCCGGACGGGGAAGTGCTGCGTTACGGCGTGAAGGGCAAATACGATCCGGGCTACGGCTCCACCAGCCGCATGATTGCCGAAACCGGCATGGCGTTGCTGGAAAGCGATGCACCCGGCGGGGTCGGCACGCCCGGCTCGTTCCTCGGCACCGCGCTGGTCGAACGCTTGCGGAAACGGGCCGAACTGACGTTCGAAGTGGAAGACTGA
- a CDS encoding LON peptidase substrate-binding domain-containing protein, whose amino-acid sequence MIDTKPARLSIFPLTGAILFPGMQLPLHIFEPRYRALVGDALVRDRRIAMIQPQTRTDGASLYQIGCVGKIGDVEASEDGRYNVVLTGEHRFRLLRELDVTTPFRQVEGELLHDDTSEALSSVERAGFEREARRFADAQGYSVDWESVSRLDDQSLINGVAQIAPFDPAAKQALLEAEDLAQRCELMVQLMYFFGRRDGEDDSITLQ is encoded by the coding sequence ATGATCGATACCAAGCCCGCGCGTCTTTCCATCTTTCCGCTGACCGGCGCGATCCTGTTTCCCGGAATGCAATTGCCGCTGCATATCTTCGAGCCGCGCTACCGCGCGCTGGTCGGCGATGCGTTGGTGCGCGACCGGCGGATCGCCATGATCCAGCCGCAGACCCGGACGGACGGTGCCTCGCTTTATCAGATTGGTTGCGTGGGCAAGATCGGCGATGTCGAGGCGTCGGAGGATGGTCGTTACAATGTCGTGCTGACCGGCGAGCACCGTTTCCGCCTGCTGCGCGAACTGGATGTCACGACCCCGTTCCGGCAAGTGGAAGGCGAATTGCTGCATGACGACACCAGCGAGGCGCTAAGCAGTGTGGAACGCGCCGGGTTCGAGCGTGAGGCGCGGCGGTTTGCCGATGCACAGGGATATTCCGTGGATTGGGAATCGGTTTCGCGTCTGGACGACCAGTCGCTGATAAATGGCGTGGCACAAATCGCGCCTTTCGATCCCGCAGCAAAACAAGCATTGTTGGAAGCCGAAGACCTCGCCCAGCGTTGCGAGTTGATGGTGCAACTGATGTATTTTTTCGGCCGCCGCGATGGCGAGGATGACAGCATCACGCTGCAATAG
- a CDS encoding MarC family protein encodes MFDLFLSAFITLFVVIDPPGCAPIYAGLTKGATSAQARIMAIRACLIAAVILLIFALFGEELLAALHIELDAFRIAGGLMLFFIAFEMVFEKRTQRREERAEKVSADPQIEDVSVFPMAMPMLAGPGAIAAIMLLMNEANGTEQTLVVLGALATVLLLTMLALIAAAPLMRLFGERVEAVITRLLGVLLAALAAQYIIDGLRGSFGI; translated from the coding sequence ATGTTCGACCTGTTCCTGTCCGCTTTCATCACCCTGTTCGTGGTGATCGATCCGCCCGGCTGCGCGCCAATCTATGCCGGGCTGACCAAAGGCGCGACTTCGGCGCAGGCGCGTATCATGGCTATCCGCGCCTGCCTGATCGCGGCGGTGATCCTGCTGATCTTCGCGCTGTTCGGCGAGGAGTTGCTGGCGGCATTGCATATAGAACTCGACGCGTTTCGCATCGCCGGCGGATTGATGCTGTTCTTTATCGCCTTCGAAATGGTGTTCGAAAAGCGCACTCAACGCCGCGAGGAGCGGGCCGAGAAGGTCAGCGCCGATCCGCAGATAGAGGATGTGTCGGTATTTCCCATGGCCATGCCGATGCTGGCGGGGCCGGGCGCCATCGCGGCGATCATGTTGCTGATGAACGAAGCGAACGGGACCGAGCAGACGCTCGTCGTGCTGGGCGCGCTGGCGACCGTGCTGCTGCTCACCATGCTGGCGCTGATCGCGGCAGCGCCGCTGATGCGGTTGTTCGGGGAGCGGGTGGAGGCAGTTATCACTCGGCTGCTCGGCGTGTTGCTCGCGGCATTGGCCGCGCAATATATCATCGACGGGTTGCGTGGCAGTTTCGGGATCTAA
- the putA gene encoding bifunctional proline dehydrogenase/L-glutamate gamma-semialdehyde dehydrogenase PutA — protein MTGLAPLDRTALRKAYRQEEQACVEQRLAEAGPAQDVHNRAAEIAATLIEGARARKASGLDAFLQQFGLDTEEGIALMCLAEALLRVPDSRTADALIRDKLGDIDWSEHMGASSSTFVNAATFSLMLTGEVLERPEEQQRGMGATLKRAVGRVGEPVIRTATLQAMRILGGQFVYGRTIEEALKRAAPERARGLTHSFDMLGEAAMTFADAERYRASYTHAIERLAREADDSVGTSPGISVKLSALYPKYTFLHADAARAALVPILRDLAITARDAGIHFTVDAEEAERLELSLDIIEDLMSDDALFTRPDGTRWEGFGLAVQAYQKRAVPLCEWIVKLARRHHRKLMVRLVKGAYWDTEIKLSQVGGFTDFPVFTRKVATDVSYLACAAKLLDAQDAVHPAFATHNAYTVGAILAMAEARSSSSEAVGQQATSSSSEAVGQENPSFDFQRLHGMGEDVFGALADMERKQGNRLTPVRIYAPVGGHKDLLAYLVRRLLENGANSSFVNRMADAEVPVADLVGDPVAELAATSPKRNPAIPLPGDIFPNRSNSAGIDLADPLVREPLLARLRNLETASWYAQPTFCAEESGEVAPINAPQDLRIEIGSRRDSTDEEVADAIRRAEAVQQGWNALGGPRRAVLLEEAANQFEAHSDELLSLCIREAGKTLPDAVLELREAVDFLRFYAGEARNLFGGSFALAGPTGEENRLTLAGRGVFACISPWNFPLAIFIGPAAAALAAGNTVVAKPAEQTPLVAALAIRLCHQAGIPQDVLQLLPGAGDVGAAITSDPRIAGVAFTGSSDTARAINRNLAARDGAIATFIAETGGQNAMIVDSSALPEQVTRDVVASAFQSAGQRCSALRVLYLQDDIADDMLAMIRGAFDALDIGDPADLATDVGPVIDDDAKAALERHVARRKKAGAPVWRRKLARELANGTFVAPTIIEIGSILDLKRENFGPVLHVVRYRSSELGQVVEDINATGYGLTLGLHSRIEGVREFVEARAKVGNFYVNRNQIGAVVESQPFGGEGLSGTGPKAGGPHYVARFATERVTCVDTTAAGGNASLLAG, from the coding sequence ATGACTGGACTCGCACCGCTCGACCGTACCGCCTTGCGCAAGGCTTATCGCCAGGAAGAACAGGCCTGCGTGGAGCAGCGTTTGGCGGAGGCTGGCCCGGCACAGGATGTGCATAACCGCGCGGCCGAGATCGCCGCCACGCTCATCGAAGGTGCGCGGGCGCGAAAGGCCAGCGGGCTCGACGCATTCCTGCAGCAATTCGGCCTCGATACGGAAGAAGGCATCGCGCTGATGTGCCTTGCCGAAGCGCTGCTGCGCGTGCCCGACAGCCGCACGGCCGATGCGCTGATCCGGGACAAGCTGGGCGATATCGACTGGTCCGAACATATGGGGGCGAGCAGTTCGACATTCGTGAACGCTGCTACCTTCTCGCTGATGCTGACGGGCGAAGTGCTGGAACGGCCCGAAGAACAGCAGCGCGGCATGGGCGCCACGCTGAAACGCGCCGTGGGCCGGGTGGGCGAACCGGTGATCCGCACCGCGACTTTGCAGGCCATGCGCATCCTGGGCGGACAGTTCGTCTATGGCCGCACGATTGAAGAAGCGCTGAAACGCGCCGCGCCGGAACGCGCGCGGGGTCTGACCCACAGTTTCGATATGCTCGGTGAAGCGGCGATGACGTTTGCCGACGCGGAACGCTATCGCGCATCCTATACCCATGCGATCGAACGGCTGGCGCGCGAAGCGGACGACAGCGTCGGGACGTCACCGGGCATTTCCGTCAAACTGTCGGCGCTATATCCGAAATATACATTTCTTCACGCCGATGCCGCGCGCGCTGCGCTAGTGCCGATCCTGCGCGATCTTGCCATAACTGCGCGGGATGCGGGCATTCACTTTACCGTGGACGCGGAAGAGGCCGAGCGGCTGGAACTGTCGCTCGACATTATCGAAGATCTGATGTCCGACGATGCGCTGTTCACCCGGCCCGACGGGACGCGGTGGGAAGGGTTCGGGCTGGCGGTGCAAGCCTACCAGAAACGCGCGGTTCCGCTGTGCGAATGGATCGTGAAACTGGCCCGGCGGCATCATCGCAAGCTGATGGTGCGGCTGGTGAAGGGCGCATACTGGGATACCGAGATCAAGCTAAGCCAGGTCGGCGGCTTTACCGATTTCCCCGTGTTTACCCGCAAGGTAGCAACCGATGTGAGCTACCTCGCCTGCGCGGCGAAACTTCTGGATGCGCAGGACGCAGTGCACCCTGCGTTCGCCACCCATAACGCCTATACTGTTGGCGCGATCCTGGCGATGGCAGAGGCACGGTCCTCAAGCAGCGAAGCGGTAGGACAGCAAGCTACGTCCTCAAGCAGCGAAGCGGTAGGACAAGAAAATCCGTCGTTCGATTTCCAACGCCTGCACGGCATGGGCGAAGATGTGTTCGGTGCGCTGGCCGATATGGAACGGAAGCAGGGCAACCGGCTGACGCCGGTGCGCATTTACGCGCCGGTCGGCGGGCACAAGGACCTGCTCGCATATCTGGTCCGCCGCCTGCTCGAAAACGGGGCCAACAGTTCGTTCGTCAACCGGATGGCCGATGCCGAAGTGCCGGTGGCCGACCTCGTCGGCGATCCCGTGGCGGAACTGGCCGCGACATCGCCAAAGCGCAACCCGGCGATCCCGCTGCCCGGCGATATTTTCCCGAACCGCAGCAACAGCGCCGGGATCGACCTTGCCGATCCACTGGTGCGCGAACCCTTGCTGGCAAGATTGCGCAATCTCGAAACAGCAAGCTGGTACGCACAACCCACTTTCTGCGCCGAAGAAAGCGGCGAAGTCGCACCTATCAATGCGCCGCAGGATTTGCGTATCGAAATCGGATCGCGCCGCGACAGTACGGACGAGGAAGTGGCAGACGCCATCCGCCGTGCAGAAGCGGTGCAGCAGGGCTGGAACGCGTTGGGCGGGCCCCGCCGGGCGGTATTGCTGGAAGAAGCCGCAAACCAGTTCGAAGCGCATTCGGACGAGCTGCTTTCGCTCTGCATACGCGAGGCGGGCAAGACCTTGCCCGATGCGGTGCTGGAACTGCGCGAGGCGGTGGATTTCCTACGGTTCTATGCAGGGGAAGCGCGCAATCTGTTCGGCGGCTCGTTCGCTCTGGCTGGCCCCACGGGTGAGGAAAACCGTCTGACGCTGGCCGGCCGCGGCGTGTTCGCCTGCATCAGCCCATGGAACTTCCCGCTCGCCATTTTTATCGGCCCCGCCGCCGCCGCGCTGGCAGCGGGTAACACCGTGGTCGCCAAACCGGCGGAGCAGACGCCTTTGGTCGCCGCGCTCGCCATCCGGCTCTGTCATCAAGCCGGTATCCCGCAGGACGTGTTGCAATTGCTGCCCGGTGCAGGCGATGTCGGCGCGGCGATCACGTCCGACCCGCGCATTGCAGGCGTCGCCTTCACCGGATCGAGCGATACCGCCCGCGCCATCAACCGCAACCTTGCCGCGCGAGATGGCGCGATCGCCACGTTCATCGCGGAAACCGGCGGCCAGAACGCGATGATCGTCGATAGCTCTGCCCTGCCGGAACAGGTCACGCGCGATGTTGTCGCCAGCGCCTTTCAAAGCGCGGGACAGCGGTGTTCCGCCTTGCGCGTATTGTACCTACAGGATGATATCGCCGACGATATGCTGGCCATGATCCGCGGTGCCTTCGACGCGCTCGATATCGGTGACCCGGCCGACCTCGCGACCGATGTCGGCCCGGTTATCGACGACGACGCCAAGGCCGCATTGGAACGCCACGTCGCCCGACGTAAGAAGGCAGGGGCACCCGTCTGGCGGCGGAAACTGGCGCGCGAACTGGCCAACGGTACCTTTGTCGCACCAACCATCATCGAAATCGGATCTATCCTCGACCTGAAGCGCGAAAATTTCGGCCCGGTGCTCCACGTAGTCCGGTACCGTTCCAGCGAGCTGGGGCAGGTGGTGGAAGACATCAACGCCACCGGTTACGGCCTGACGCTAGGCCTGCACAGCCGGATCGAGGGCGTGCGCGAATTCGTGGAAGCGCGGGCCAAGGTTGGCAATTTCTACGTCAACCGCAACCAGATCGGCGCGGTGGTGGAAAGCCAGCCCTTCGGCGGCGAGGGCCTGTCGGGCACCGGCCCGAAGGCTGGCGGCCCGCATTACGTAGCCCGCTTCGCCACCGAACGTGTCACTTGCGTGGATACGACGGCAGCGGGCGGCAATGCGAGCTTGCTGGCGGGTTAG
- the glpD gene encoding glycerol-3-phosphate dehydrogenase, with protein MHDLLIIGGGINGAGVARDAAGRGMSVVLVEKDDLAQHTSSASTKLVHGGLRYLEHYEFRLVREALQEREVLLRAAPHIIWPLRFVLPHDAGLRPKWMLRAGLFLYDRIGGKRTLPGSSSVSLRKAPHARILQDRFRRGFEYSDCWVEDSRLVVLAAMDARERGAEIRTRTRCTGLARHADHWVATVEAGGSTSTIEARAVVNAAGPWVDDIAGLATGGSAEKHLRLVKGSHIIVPRIYAEDHCYIFQNGDGRIVFAIPYERDFTLIGTTDLLFEGDRDHPEISTEERDYLCNAASEYFREPVRAADVVSTYSGIRPLYEDHSSDNSTVTRDYMFEVDHKDQSGADAAPILSIFGGKITTFRRLAEHALERLAEQQGTTGAAWTETATLPGGGIPGGDFAGFLEERRARYPWMPYPMLLRLARAYGNRMKRIVGDANGLADMGQRIGGDLYTAELNYLVEQEFAQTADDVLWRRSKLGLHLSQAEQDMVALWFANS; from the coding sequence ATGCATGACCTTCTTATCATCGGCGGCGGTATCAACGGTGCGGGCGTAGCGCGCGACGCCGCCGGACGCGGCATGTCCGTGGTTCTCGTCGAGAAGGACGATCTGGCGCAGCACACATCGTCCGCCAGTACCAAACTGGTGCATGGCGGCTTGCGTTATCTCGAACATTACGAATTCCGCCTGGTGCGCGAGGCCTTGCAAGAACGTGAGGTGCTGCTGCGCGCCGCGCCGCATATCATCTGGCCGTTGCGCTTCGTACTACCGCACGATGCGGGGCTGCGGCCGAAATGGATGCTGCGAGCGGGGCTGTTCCTGTATGACAGGATCGGCGGGAAGCGCACTCTGCCCGGTAGCAGTAGCGTATCGCTTCGCAAGGCTCCGCACGCACGGATCTTGCAGGACAGGTTCCGCAGGGGTTTCGAATATTCCGATTGCTGGGTGGAGGATTCGCGGCTGGTCGTGCTGGCGGCGATGGACGCGCGCGAACGCGGCGCCGAAATCCGCACGCGCACCCGCTGTACCGGACTTGCACGCCATGCGGATCATTGGGTGGCCACTGTCGAAGCTGGAGGCAGCACGTCTACGATAGAAGCGCGCGCGGTGGTGAATGCGGCGGGACCATGGGTCGACGACATTGCAGGGCTTGCGACAGGCGGGTCGGCGGAAAAGCATCTCCGGCTGGTCAAGGGCAGCCACATCATAGTGCCGCGCATCTACGCCGAAGATCATTGCTATATCTTCCAGAACGGCGACGGACGGATCGTGTTCGCGATCCCCTATGAGCGCGACTTCACCCTGATCGGGACCACCGACCTGTTGTTCGAAGGCGACCGCGATCACCCCGAAATCTCGACCGAAGAGCGCGATTACCTGTGCAATGCTGCGAGCGAGTATTTCCGCGAACCTGTCCGCGCAGCCGATGTCGTATCCACCTATTCCGGCATCCGCCCCCTGTATGAGGACCATTCGAGCGATAATTCCACCGTCACGCGCGATTACATGTTCGAGGTGGATCACAAGGATCAGTCGGGCGCGGACGCGGCTCCGATCCTGTCCATCTTCGGCGGCAAGATCACCACTTTCCGTAGGCTTGCCGAACACGCACTGGAACGGCTGGCAGAGCAGCAGGGCACCACGGGCGCCGCATGGACCGAGACGGCGACCCTTCCGGGCGGCGGTATTCCAGGCGGCGATTTCGCTGGCTTTCTCGAAGAACGGCGCGCCCGCTATCCATGGATGCCCTACCCCATGCTGCTGCGGCTGGCACGCGCCTATGGCAACCGGATGAAGCGTATCGTGGGCGATGCGAATGGGCTCGCCGATATGGGCCAGCGGATCGGCGGCGATCTCTATACTGCCGAGCTGAATTACCTTGTGGAACAGGAATTTGCGCAGACGGCGGACGATGTGCTGTGGCGGCGTTCCAAGCTTGGCCTGCATCTGTCGCAGGCCGAACAGGACATGGTGGCATTGTGGTTCGCCAATAGCTGA
- a CDS encoding tetratricopeptide repeat protein, producing MATTPPPGGPPPQLSIEEQKAVETFRTNVVDPSMTKLVILDFWAEWCGPCKALTPTLEKVAAEYADKGVVLAKINVDEEKFIAGQFQVQSIPTVYAMFQGQPVADLTSARTESQLKEALDQILAQLPIGDAAAGGAPDGSPADAAQGGAPGAEAAKPNIDQFLTMGEEVLAGGDAERAAGIFQQVVQMAPDNVAAQTAMVRALVAAGRTDEARSVLDVLEPAMGDDPLVKTARSTLDLAGTQVDPGELDTLRAAAVERPADMEASYAFAEAAYASGERDEAADTLLSMVEKDREWNEGAARTKLLQIFEAVGLEDAWVKQTRRRLSEILFG from the coding sequence TTGGCCACCACACCCCCACCCGGCGGACCGCCCCCGCAGCTCAGCATCGAAGAGCAAAAGGCCGTCGAAACTTTCCGTACCAATGTCGTCGATCCATCGATGACCAAGCTGGTCATCCTTGATTTCTGGGCCGAATGGTGCGGGCCGTGCAAGGCGCTGACGCCGACACTGGAAAAGGTCGCGGCGGAATATGCCGACAAGGGCGTGGTGCTGGCCAAGATCAATGTCGACGAAGAAAAGTTCATCGCTGGCCAGTTCCAGGTGCAATCCATCCCCACCGTCTACGCGATGTTCCAGGGGCAGCCGGTGGCCGATCTGACCTCGGCGCGTACCGAATCGCAGTTGAAGGAAGCGCTCGACCAGATCCTGGCGCAGCTGCCCATCGGCGACGCCGCAGCAGGTGGTGCCCCTGATGGCTCTCCTGCCGATGCTGCACAAGGTGGGGCGCCCGGAGCGGAAGCGGCCAAGCCCAACATCGACCAGTTCCTTACCATGGGGGAGGAAGTGCTCGCAGGCGGCGATGCCGAACGCGCAGCCGGAATTTTTCAGCAGGTCGTGCAGATGGCCCCCGATAATGTTGCAGCGCAAACAGCCATGGTGCGTGCGCTGGTGGCTGCAGGCCGGACCGACGAGGCCCGCTCGGTCCTCGACGTGCTGGAACCTGCCATGGGCGACGATCCGCTGGTCAAGACCGCCCGCAGCACGCTGGACCTGGCCGGCACGCAGGTCGATCCCGGCGAACTCGACACTTTGCGTGCCGCAGCGGTCGAGCGCCCCGCCGATATGGAAGCGTCCTACGCCTTTGCCGAGGCGGCCTATGCCAGCGGCGAACGCGACGAGGCTGCCGACACCCTGCTGAGCATGGTGGAGAAGGACCGCGAGTGGAACGAGGGCGCGGCGCGCACCAAGCTGCTGCAGATATTCGAAGCCGTCGGGTTGGAGGATGCATGGGTGAAACAGACCCGCCGCCGCCTGTCCGAAATCCTGTTCGGCTGA
- a CDS encoding TonB-dependent receptor translates to MELEDDVHNQQMDEFGTIIVSAQGLRELNILAGTSVVEGDDLQRELEGQLGDMLEELPGVASSGFAPGASRPVLRGLQGERIRTLIDGIGAIDASNTSADHAVSIDPLTAERIEVLRGPAVLLYGSQAIGGVVNVIDKRIPRRVPNEPVHIDLLAAADSASNLYEGAASIDLPIGNNFVVHADGSYRNSDDIDVGGFTVAPALRAEILAEAAEEQAEGELEEAEELREAAEQRDVLPNSFTETASGNLGFSFIAPGGLIGFSAGIYDTRYGVPGRPGAGHAHGEEEGGEEEGEEEGEERVSIDLRQYRADLLTEVELGDGLFEKLRVRAGYSDYTHTEFEGEEVGTVFDVQGIEARAELVQSRTAPVRGSVGVQYFFRDFAAVGEEAFVAPNRTESFALFALQEVGSGPFEVEFGGRYEKANIDSVPLGLSRDFDTVSGAIGVTYGTPMGLRFGANANYTERAPAAEELFSNGPHIATQAFEIGDPNLAKETALGGEVFVRGNVGIAELSLAAFYTSFDDYIFLSETGEEEDDLPVFVYLQEDANYYGAEGQVVLTFSDTNDLRLATDLRAEYVRAERDDGTDLPRIPPLSLYGALEAGTGPFDARIEAQWFDEQTRTAPFETATDDYTLVGASVSYKPFASRPGLTLIGSVDNIFDVVGRRHTSFTKDFVPIVGRNFRISARASF, encoded by the coding sequence ATGGAATTGGAGGATGACGTTCACAACCAGCAGATGGACGAATTCGGCACCATCATCGTCAGCGCGCAAGGTTTGCGCGAATTAAACATTCTTGCCGGGACGTCGGTCGTCGAAGGGGACGACTTGCAGCGCGAACTGGAAGGTCAGTTGGGCGATATGCTGGAAGAATTGCCCGGTGTTGCGTCCAGCGGTTTCGCACCCGGCGCCTCCCGCCCAGTCCTTCGCGGCCTGCAAGGCGAACGCATCCGAACCCTGATCGACGGCATCGGCGCGATTGACGCCTCCAATACCAGTGCAGACCACGCCGTTTCCATCGATCCATTGACCGCAGAACGTATCGAAGTGCTGCGCGGCCCGGCCGTGCTGCTTTACGGCAGTCAGGCAATCGGCGGCGTAGTAAACGTGATCGACAAGCGCATTCCGCGCCGCGTACCCAACGAACCCGTTCATATCGATCTTCTTGCTGCAGCCGATTCCGCATCCAACCTTTATGAAGGCGCGGCCTCCATCGACCTTCCTATCGGCAACAATTTTGTTGTGCATGCCGATGGCAGCTACCGAAATTCCGACGATATCGACGTGGGCGGCTTCACCGTGGCTCCAGCCCTGCGCGCGGAGATCCTTGCCGAAGCGGCTGAGGAGCAAGCCGAGGGCGAATTGGAAGAGGCGGAGGAACTGCGTGAAGCCGCCGAACAGCGCGATGTCCTGCCGAACAGCTTTACCGAGACAGCATCCGGCAATCTGGGCTTTTCCTTCATCGCGCCGGGCGGACTGATCGGTTTTTCCGCAGGTATCTATGATACGCGGTACGGCGTGCCCGGGCGCCCCGGTGCGGGTCATGCCCATGGCGAGGAAGAGGGCGGCGAAGAAGAGGGCGAGGAAGAAGGCGAAGAGCGCGTCTCGATCGATCTGCGCCAATACCGCGCCGATTTGCTGACCGAGGTTGAACTGGGCGACGGGTTGTTCGAAAAACTGCGGGTGCGTGCCGGTTATTCCGATTACACCCACACGGAATTCGAAGGCGAGGAAGTGGGCACCGTGTTCGATGTGCAAGGTATCGAAGCGCGTGCCGAACTCGTCCAGTCACGCACCGCACCGGTTCGCGGCTCGGTCGGCGTGCAATATTTTTTCCGGGATTTCGCAGCCGTCGGCGAAGAAGCTTTCGTGGCCCCGAACCGAACGGAAAGCTTTGCCCTGTTCGCCTTACAGGAAGTCGGCTCCGGTCCGTTCGAAGTGGAATTCGGCGGGCGTTACGAAAAAGCGAATATCGACAGCGTACCGCTTGGCCTGTCGCGCGACTTCGACACTGTGAGCGGAGCCATCGGCGTTACCTATGGCACGCCGATGGGACTGCGGTTCGGCGCCAACGCCAATTATACCGAACGCGCCCCGGCTGCCGAAGAATTGTTCTCTAACGGGCCGCACATCGCCACCCAGGCATTCGAAATCGGCGATCCGAACCTGGCGAAGGAAACCGCGCTTGGCGGCGAGGTGTTCGTGCGCGGCAATGTGGGCATTGCCGAACTATCGCTCGCGGCGTTTTACACATCGTTCGACGATTACATCTTCCTATCGGAAACGGGCGAGGAGGAAGACGATCTGCCCGTGTTCGTCTATCTGCAGGAAGATGCGAATTATTACGGCGCGGAGGGACAAGTCGTCCTGACATTCAGCGATACGAACGACCTACGTCTCGCCACCGATTTGCGGGCGGAATATGTCCGCGCGGAACGTGACGACGGCACCGACCTGCCGCGCATTCCACCGCTGTCGCTATACGGCGCACTGGAAGCCGGTACCGGCCCGTTCGATGCCCGGATCGAAGCGCAATGGTTCGACGAGCAGACGCGCACCGCCCCGTTCGAAACGGCAACCGATGATTACACCCTGGTCGGCGCTTCGGTCAGCTACAAGCCATTTGCCTCGCGGCCGGGCCTGACGCTGATTGGATCGGTCGACAATATCTTCGACGTGGTGGGCCGCCGCCACACCAGCTTCACCAAGGATTTCGTCCCGATTGTCGGTCGCAATTTCCGCATCAGCGCCCGAGCGAGCTTTTGA
- the dcd gene encoding dCTP deaminase: MAILSDKWIRTQARDHGMIEPFVEAQRRDGCISYGLSSYGYDARVAPEFKIFTNVDSTMIDPKDFDPKNFVNRDNDVCIIPPNSFALARTVEYFRVPDDVLVICLGKSTYARCGIIVNVTPLEPGWEGHVTLEFSNTTPLPAKIYANEGACQFLFLKGNERPEVTYADRAGKYMGQKGVTLPRL, from the coding sequence ATGGCGATTCTCAGCGATAAATGGATCCGCACCCAGGCGCGCGATCATGGCATGATCGAACCCTTCGTGGAGGCGCAGCGCCGGGATGGGTGCATCTCCTACGGCCTTAGTTCCTACGGATACGATGCGCGGGTCGCTCCGGAATTCAAGATCTTCACCAATGTCGACAGTACCATGATCGACCCCAAGGATTTCGATCCCAAGAACTTCGTCAATCGCGACAACGATGTATGCATTATCCCGCCCAACAGTTTCGCGCTGGCACGGACGGTGGAATATTTCCGCGTGCCGGACGATGTGCTGGTCATCTGCCTTGGCAAATCGACCTATGCCCGCTGCGGCATCATCGTGAACGTCACCCCGCTGGAACCGGGCTGGGAGGGGCATGTGACGCTGGAGTTTTCCAACACCACCCCGCTGCCGGCCAAAATCTACGCCAATGAGGGAGCGTGCCAGTTCCTGTTTCTGAAAGGGAACGAGCGTCCCGAAGTGACCTATGCCGACCGCGCGGGCAAATATATGGGCCAGAAGGGTGTGACCCTGCCTCGGCTTTAG